Within the Streptomyces vilmorinianum genome, the region CACCGGCCCCACCAGCGCGTCCGAAGGCGTCCGCACCCCGCCCGTGAGCACCACGGTGGCCGCACCCGGCCGCGGCTCTCCCGAACCCCCGGGGTGCTGGGCCGTGTGGAAGACATCGGCGACCCGTACGGAATTGGTCACCACCGTCAGATCCGGCACGTCCAGCAGATGCCCGGCGAGCGCGAACGTCGTCGTACCGCCCGACAGCGCGATCGCCGAACCGGGCGCCACCATCCGCGCCGCCGTCCGGGCGATCTCCTCCTTCGCGCCCAGCTCGAGCGCGGACTTGGCCTCGAACCCCGGCTCGTGCGAACTCGTCTCGGCCACCGGCACCGCGCCGCCGTGCACCTTCTCGACGACACCCTGGCGGGCCAGCGCGTCCAGGTCCCGGCGGACCGTCATGTCCGAGACGTTGAGCCGCCGTGTCAGCTCATTGACCCGTACACCGCCGCGCCGCCGCACCTCGTCCAGAATGAGGGCGCGCCGCTGCTCCGCGAGGAGATTCTGATGGTCGCTCACCACCGGGGCCGGTCCTTCCGAAGGGAACAGGGGGATGCAGGTCGGATTCCGTGAGAGACCGTGCACGGGCGCACGGCCTTCCGCGATCCTGTTGCCTGCCGTCGAATCCTCCCACCCAGAGAGCGAGACACCGAAGTGTCCCCTGCCACACCTGCCCCGAAGAGCGGAGGCGCGGCGCTCGAACTTCTCGTCCACGGTGTCGGCGGGGCCACGCCGCAGGACATGCTGGGCGACCCGCGGACGGTACGCGTCACGGGCGACACGACCGCCGCCGTCTACCGCCGCACCGACGACGTCGACGCGGAGGACCACCCCGAGCGCTACGCCGAACGGCCCGTCCCCGAGGCGTACTGCTGGTCCAACCTCACCTCCGGCAACGGCGCCCGCGCCCTGTGGCTGCTGCTCCTGCCCTTCATGGTCGCCAATCTCGCTCACTGGATGCGCCCGCCGGCCAAGGGGCGCCCCAGTCTGCTCCGGCTGTACGGGGTGCTCGTGCGGCTCGTGGCCCTCACGCTCACCGTGCTGCTCACCGCCGCCGCGTGCGAGGTCGCGCTCGATCTGACGGCCTGGCAGTGCGCCGGCTCGGCGGCCTGCGCCGAGGACCGCTCCTGGCTCGGCTTCCTCTCGGCCGAACGGGGCGGCTGGTGGTCCCAGCCCGGCCGCCGGCTCGCGCTCGCCGCCGTCGTCCCGGCCGCGCTCGTCGGGCTGCTGTGGTACCTCTCCAACCGGACGTGGAGCGCGTACGAGGCCCAGCGCCCGCCCACCGGGTACGACGACGCTCCCGCCGAGGCCTCCGACACCGAGAACCCCGACACCGAGGCCTCCGACACCGAGAACCCCGACACCGAGAGCGCCGACTCCGAGGAGCTCTGCGAACCCGGCGAACCCCGCCCCGCCCTCGGCCGCCCCGGCTTCTGGTACGGCAGGCGCCTCGTCGCCCGGCTGCGCGCCGCCCACACCGCCGCGGGCTTCCTGACCGTCGCCGCGGCCGTCACCGGCGCCGCCGCCCGACACGACCGGGACGCGCCCGGCGCGCCGCCCGAAGCCTTCGGCTGGGCCCTCGAGTCCGGCTTCGTCGTGCTCGCCGCCGTCGTCCTCTGGGTCGTCTGCCGACGCGGCCGCAGCGAGAAGCGCCTCGACCTGCGGCTCGAACGGGCACTGGTCTCCTGGCTCCCGGGCGCATCCCTCGTCCTGCTCGCCCTCGCCGTCCTGCACGCCGGCTGGTCCCGCCCCGACTGGCGCTCCACCGGCACCCTGCCCGGCGACGCCGCCTTCGGCGTCCTGACCCTGGCCCAGGGCGGCCTCGTCGTCGCGCTCGGCGCGGTCGCCCTGCTCCTGCACCGCCCCCACCGCGACCCCCGCACCGCCCTGTACGGGCTCGGCGGCCCCGCCGTCGCCATGCTCGCCTGCGCCCTGGGCGGCGTGATGTCCGGCGGTGTCGCCCAGCGCGTCGCCGACTGGCTGGACGGACCCGGCACCCCCGGCATGGGGGCGGGCTCGCCCGTCGCCCCGCCCGTGCTGCTGAGCTGGCAGGCCTCCGTCATCCCCGTCCTGCTCCTGATGCTGCTCGCGCCGGCCGTCTTCCTCGCCGTACGGACCGCCCGCGCCGCGCGCCGCCTCGGACCCGTCGTCGAGGCCGAGTACGGCACCGACGACCCGGACCCCGTTCGTACCGGAAGGATCGCCGCCGGGCGGGCCACCGCCGAACTCACCGACGCCGCCCCCGCCCTCGTCGGCATCGTCTCCGGCGCCACCCTGCTGCTCGGCGCCGGCGCCGTGGCCGGCGCCTGGCTCAGCGGCAACGTTCCCGGCCGGGCCTTCGACGGCGCCCACCCCGCGGTCGCGTCCGCCGCCGCCACCGCCCAGTCCCTGGGCTCCTGGATGATCGGCTTCGGCTTCCTGCTCTTCGTCACCTGGGGCCGCCGCGCCTACAAGGACGCCTCCGCCCGCCGCACCATCGGCATCCTCTGGGACGTCGGCACCTTCTGGCCGCGCGCCGCGCACCCCTTCGCCCCGCCCTGCTACGCCGAACGGGCCGTCCCCGACCTCACCTGGCGGATGAGCTCCTGGACCCGGCACACCGGCGGCCGGCTCGTCATCTCCGGCCACTCCCAGGGCAGCGTGCTCGCCGCGGCCGCCGTCTGGCAGCTGCCGCCCCCGACCCGGCGCAGAGTCGCGCTGCTGACCTACGGATCCCCGCTCGAGCGGCTCTACGGGCGCTGGTTCCCCGCCTACTTCGGGCCCGGACCGCTGCGCGCCCTGTACGGCACGGTCCACTGCTGGAGCAACCTCCACCGGGCCACCGACCCGATAGGCGGGCCGGTACGGGTGCCCGCCGAGGGCGACAAGCCGGCCGTCGACCGGGCCGTCCTGCTGGACCCGCTCGTCTACGGCCGCACCCCCGCCCACCCGCTGCCCGAGCCGGTCCTGGGCCACTCCGACTACCAGGCCGACCCGGCGTTCGCCGCCGAACGCTCCGTACTCCTGGACCGGTTGCCGCCCGCTCTGCCCCGCCAGCGCGTCGGCGCGACCGACGACCAGGCGGATCAGGCGGATCAGGGGAGTTCGGGCAGATCCTCCGGGTAGAGCAGGGTCAGGTCGTCCGTGCTCGCCTCGGCGAGCACGGCGACCCGGCCGGCGTGCCGCTCCACCATCGACTCGAACGTCTGGCGCGCGGTACGACCGTTGCCGAACGCCGGGCCCTTCGGAAGCTCGGTGAAGAACTTCCGCAGTGCCTCGTCCGTGCCCGGCGCGAGCCGGTACTCGTGCTCCTCCGCCTGCTGCTCCACGATCCGCAGCAGCTCGTCCGGCACGTAGTCGCTGAAGGTGATGGTCCGTGAGAAACGGGACGCCACACCGGGGTTGACGGTCAGGAAGCGCTGCATCTCGGCCGTGTAGCCCGCGACGATCACCACCACCGCGTCCCGGTGGTCCTCCATCAGCTTCACCAGCGTGTCGATCGCCTCGCGCCCGAAGTCCCGCCCGGAGTCCTCCGGCGACAGCGCGTACGCCTCGTCGACGAACAGCACCCCGCCGCGGGCCCGGTCGAACGCCTCCTGCGTCCGGATCGCGGTCGAGCCGATGTGCTCGCCGACCAGGTCGACGCGGGAGACCTCGACCAGATGCCCGCGCTCCAGGACGCCGAGCGAGGCGAGGATCTCGCCGTACAGCCGGGCCACGGTCGTCTTGCCCGTGCCCGGGTTGCCGGTGAAGACCAGATGGCGGCGCACCGAGGCGGCCTTGAGGCCCGCCTCCTGCCGCCTGCGGCCGACCTCGATCATGTTGGTGAGCGTGCGCACCTCGTGCTTGACGCTCTCCAGGCCCACCAGCGCGTCCAGTTCGCCGAGGACGTCCTTCGAGGAGCGTGCCGTCGGCGCCGGTTCGGGGGGCGCCACGGCCGCGGGCGCCAGGGCCATGGGCGGCGCGGCGGCGGGGGAGCGCGGCGCGGGAACCGTACCGAGCAGGCCTCCGTGCTGCGTCGCCGTCAGTACGGTCCCGGCGTCGGCGGCCGAAGCCGTCCGCACCCCGCTCTCGTCGCTCGTGCAGTCCTCCGCCACGGGTCCCTCGTCGGGGAACTCGTACCCCCCGCGCGCGCAGCGCTCCGTACGGCACGTGCGCAGGGTGGTGCGGCAGCCGTCCATCACATGGAAGCCGTAGCCGCCGCTCCCGGTCACCCGGCAGCCGTGGAACGAGCCCCGCCCCTCCGCGGAGACGTAGAACCCCGCCTCGGCGGGCGAGGTCACCGTGCACCGCTCGATCGTCGGGTCGGCGCCCTTGGTGACGATCACCCCGGTCTGCACGGCGTCGATCGTGCAGCCGCCGAGCGTCCCGCCGCTGCCGTGGTCCCGGAACCAGGCGCCCGTGGACGCCTCCCGGATCCGGCAGTCGTCGAGCTGCGCGGTCGCCCCGTCGCTCACCGACACGGCCGTGTTGCGCACCTGCGAGAGATCGCTGTCGACGACGTCCACGCGCGAGCCGCGGTCGAGGACGAACAGCGCGTCCGGCACGTCGTGCACCCGGCACGCGTCGAGCACGGCGGTCGCCCCGTCGCTGATCCAGACCGCCGGGTAGTCGCCCGTACTGTCGTGGATCTCGCACTGGTTGGCGTCCACCCGGGTGCCGGGGTCCCACACCGAGAGCCCGTTGCGTCCGAAGCGGCGCACGGTCGAGCGGGTCAGCGTCAGCACGGAGCGCGAGCGCAGATCGATCGCGTTCTCGGGGATGTCGTGGATGTCGCAGTCGGAGAGGGTGAGGACCGCGTCCGTGTCGAGCGTGATGCCGTCGGCCGAGGTGCGGTGCACGGAGGAGTCGGTCAGATGGGCGGTGGCGCGGGACGCGATCTGCAGCCCGGCGCCCTTGATCTCGTAGATCTCGCAGCCGATGCCCTCCAGGGCGCTGCCCTCGCCGTTGACGGTGATCCCGGCGCCGGAGGCGTGATGGACCCGGCAGCGTTCCAGACGCGGATGGGCGCCGCCGCGCACCGACACCCCGGACTGGCCCGCGGAAACGATCTCGCACTCCTCGAACACCCCGCCGGCGCCGTCGAGTACGGCGATGCCGACACCCGCCGGATTGTCGACCGTGCAGCGGCGGACGGTCGGCCTGGCCGCGCCGCGCACCTCGATCCCGGCGGCCGAACGCGTCACGATCCGCAGATCGAGCAGCTCCGGGGTGCCGTCCTCGACGAGCAGCGCGGGAGCGGCGGAGTCCTGCCCTTCCACGTGCAGGTCCTGCACGGTCGCCGACGCCCGTACGGTCAGCGGCACGCCGTCCACCGGCGCGATCCGGACCGAACCGACACCGCCCTCGGGCCCCCGCAGGGTGACGGACCGTTGGATGACGAGGTTCTCCCGGTAGGTGCCGGGCGCGACGGTGAGGACGTCACCGTCCCCCGCGGCCTCCAGGGCCGCGGCGAGGGAGGCGTACTCACCCGTGCGGCGCCGCCACCGCGATGTGCCGGTGTGCGTCACCTGGACCGTGCCCTGTGCCATGGGTGTGCTCTGCCCCCGCCTCATGCGTCGCCGCTGATCCGATGCCCCACCGTAGCGCGCGCGACGCCGCGGGGTTGCCCGGTCAGCTGCCCGCGCCCGTACGCCCCCAGTCGGGACCGGCCTTGGCCCAGGCGCGGTCGAGGTGTTCGTACCGCCGGTGTACGAGCCGTCGTACGACCAGCCGCCTGGTCGCCTCGACGAAGACGGCCGCCAGGGACGCCGTGAAGAGCCCGACGATCATCGCGTGGGCGTGCGCCGTCTCGGGCCGCATCGGCGGGGTCACCTGGCGCCCGCCCGGATCGGTCCAGAGCGTGAAGGTGGCTCCGGGCTCGGCGAGCTCCCGCCGCATGGCCACCGTTCCCGTACGCGGCGTGCCGTCCGGCGCCGTCCAGCGTGCCACCACGGCGCGGCGGAGCTGCTGTTCGCCCCCGGACTCGGGGCTCTGGAGGCTCGGCGCCGGGGTCGCGGCGAGCCGCACCACCCGGGCCGTCGTCGGCTGCCGCTGCTCGATCTGGGTCTGGACGGCGCGCTGCAGGGAGGCGTCGGTCCGTGCGCCGGAGATCCAGCCGGCCGCCGGGACGGCGAGCGCGAGCAGCACGACGGCCGTGAGCGCGACCCATGCCTCGATCAGATCCGTGGGCCGGCGCAGGGGATTGTGGCGCCAGCGCCAGACTCCGGTGGCTGCTCGCACGCTCCACACCCCCTCGCTGTCCGTGGTTCTCCCAACGAGTCTGCCCCGGGGGCGGGTTCCCCGCCTGTCGGCGCGGCGAAGTGTGACGCGATCGCGGACCTGTGGCGGACGTGTGGCGGAGCTGTGCGTACCGGTCGGTGAACCTGTCAGTCGAGGATCTTGACCTCGTCGCCGACCCGGATGGTGCCCGTGTGCTCGGGGACGAGGTTCTGGCCGAAGATCAGCCGGCTGCCGTCCTTGCGGTGCCGGGCGAGGGTGCGCAGCGGTTCCTTGCCGCGCTCGGCGGTCCCCTGGTCGGTCGTGGTCACGACGCAGCGCCCGCTGGACTTGGCGACCCGGAAGGTGACCTCGCCGATCGCGAGCCGCGTCCAGCGGTCCTCGGCCCAGGGCGCGGTCCCGTCGACGACCACGTTCGGCCGGAAACGGTTCATCGGCAGCGGGCCCTCGTCGGCGTGATCCCCCTGGGCGATCAGCGAATTGAGGGCGTCGAGCGAGGAGGTGGTGGTCACCAGAAGCGGATAGCCGTCCGCGAAGCTCACCGTCTCACCGGGTAGTGCGTACGCCGGATCGATCGGACGCCGGTGCCCCGGCTCGTCCATGTGGACGAGCCGGACCTCCGCCCGCAGGTATTCGCTGAACCACGCGTCGGCCGCGGGATCGGCCGGGACCGCCTCCACCGGAGTCTCGAAGACCTCCACCCGGATCGTGGACGACGGCCGCGGCACCTCGATCGACAGCGCCGGGCGGCCGGACGCGGACACCCTGATGCCGCCGCCCGGCAGCGATTCGGCCGAGGCCAACGCCATCCGCGGATGACGGCGTTGGGTCACGACCTTGCCCGAAGCGTCCACGACGGTCCAACGGCGGTCACCGGCCAGTCCCCATGGCTGGACCTCCGCCTCGGCGGGCGCGTACCCACGCATCGCCTTGACCGGGTGGACGTGCACGGAACGCAGACGAGGAATCGGCATGACGCCATCCTGCCAGCCGCTCCGCGCACGGAGTAGGTCAGTACCCCTGGCCCTGGTACGGGCGGTTGTAGGGGTCCTGGTACGGAGCCGGTGCCGGGGCGGGCCGTGCGGCCGCCGGGCGCATCGCCTCGTACCCGGTGGCCACCGGACGCTGGGGCTGCGGGTGCTGGACACCGGGGTAGCCGCGCGGACCCGCGGGCTGCTGCGGGATGTACGGCGCCGGAGCGTGCTGCAGCGGCACGGGGGCCATCTGCTGCGACGGCTGCGGGTAGCCGTACGAGCCGCCGCCGCTGTAGGCGGGGGCGGGGCTGGGTGCCGCCGGGAGGGCGGGCAGGGCCGCGGGCAACGCCGGCAGGTAGCTGTTGCCGGTGTCGTACGCGGAAGGCACTCGGATCGGGGCGATCTGAGGCGTGCCCCGCTCCGCGACCAGGGAGTCGTAGATCGGGGTGTCGGGGAACGACGGCGCGGTGTAGTAACCGCCTCCGTAGGTGGAACGGGGGGAGGTCATGGCTCATAAGGTAAGCCCACGATGTGCTGGTTGGGGAGCCCGATTAGAGGGTTGTTTGACGGGTTCTGAGTGACCGTCGATCCACAATGCGAGCGAACGTGACAAAAACGGTCGCCCGGAGAGGCGTCGATCTTGAAAAGGCGAGCTCGGAAGGGGTTACCCACGGGTCGCCCCGGGCACGTCCGCCATGCCCGGCATTAGCTTGACGTAAAGAAATCTTGATGCACCCGAGCCGCGATGGGGGCGAGCATGTCCATGCTTAAAGGAGCCAATGTTCCGGTGCCGGCGCGCAGTGTGCGCGTGGAATTGGGCTGGCGTTCAGGTGCCGGAGTCCCGGACGTGGACGCCTCGGCGCTACTCCTTGTGTCGGGGAAAGTGCGCTCCGACGCGGACTTCGTTTTCTACAACCAGCCCGCGCACGCCTCCGGAGCCGTACGGCACGAGGGGAAGGGCCGGCCCGGAGGCCCCGATGGCCTCGTGACGGACGTCCTCGTGGTGGACCTGGAGCGGGTGGAACCCGCCGTCGAGCGGATCGTCCTCGCGGCCTCGGCCGACGGCGCCGACTTCGGACGCGTCCCCGGTCTGTACGTCCGCGTGACGGACGCGGCCGGCGGGGCGGAACTCGCGCGGTACGACAGCACCGACGCGACCGTCGAGACGGCGTTCCTGCTCGGCGAGCTCTACCGGCGCCAGGGCGCCTGGAAGTTCAGGGCCGTGGGGCAGGGCTACAGCTCGGGACTCGAGGGACTGGCGACGGACTTCGGCATCACGGTGGACGAGCCGCAGCGCCCCGCGGCGCAGGCACGTCCGGCCGCCGTGACCCCGGCGCCCGCGGCCACGGCGGCCGCCGTGGCCCCGGTGCCTCCCGCCGCGCCCGCGCCCGCCCAGCCGGTGCGGCTCACGAAGGTCACCCTGACGAAGGAGTCCCCGACGGTCTCCCTCGCCAAGCAGGGCGGCACCTCCGGCGCCATGCGCGTGAACCTCAACTGGCAGATGCGCAAGCAGTTCACCGGCTGGGCCGCCAAACTCGGCCGCGCCGTCGCCCAGCACGCCGACCTCGACCTCGATCTGTGCGCCCTGTACGAGCTGACCGACGGCCGCAAGGGCGTCGTCCAGGCGCTCGGCAACGCCTTCGGGTCGCTGCACCAGGCCCCGTACATCCATCTGGACGGCGACGACCGCACCGGAGCCAGCGCCTCCGGCGAGAACCTCACCATCAACCTCGACCACAAGGACAAGCTCCGCCGCGTCCTCGTCTTCGTGACCATCTACGAAGGTGCCCGCAGCTTCGCCGACCTGCACGCCACCGTCACCCTCCAGCCGCAGCACGGCGCGGCCGTCGACTTCTCCCTCGACGACTGCACCGTCCCCTCCACCGTCTGCGCGCTCGCCCTCCTCACCCGGGAGAACGGCGACCTCGTCGTCCGGCGCGAGGCCCGCTATCTCGTACCGCAGCGCGGAGTCAGCCCGCAGCGGACCGTCGACCAGGCGTACGGCTGGGGCATGAACTGGACTCCGGGCCGCAAGTGACTCACCGGTCGGGCGCCGCCTCGGGACGGGTGTAGGTCCGCCCCTTCCAGGCGGCGCCCCGGCCCCGGTAGTGCTGCACCGCCGAGTCCACGGTCATGAGGAGATAGAGCAGCGCGGTGAACGGGAGCGTGGGGGCGAGCCAGAGCGGCTGCCGGTAGTAGCGGAGCATCGGGAGGTACGTCCCCGCCATCACCGCCCACGCGAGCCCGCCCGCCCAGCCGGCGACCGCGTCCCCGCCGAACACCCCGGCCGCCAGCGCCACCGGGGGAGCGAGATAGACGACGGCAAGCCCCGCGACCGTCCCGGCGAGGACCAGCGGGTTGTGCCGGAGCTGGGCGTACGCGCTGCGCGACACCATCCGCCACAGATCGGCCAGACGCGGATACGGGCGGACGCTGTCCACCCGCTCGGCCAGCCCCAGCCAGATCCGCCCGCCGGCCCGGCGCACCGCCCGCGCCAGCGACACGTCGTCGATCACGGCCTGCCGGATCACCTCCGGCACCCGGGCCCGCTCGGCCGTCTCCGTCCGCAGCAGCACACAGCCCCCGGCCGCCGCCGTCGCCAAGGGCCGGCGCCGGTTGATCCAGCGGAAGGGATAGAGCTGGGCGAAGAAGTAGACGAAGGCGGGTACGACCAGCCGCTCCCAGAAGCTCGCCACCCGCAGCCGCGCCATCTGGGACACCAGATCCAGATCGGCTCCGACCGCCGCCGCCACGAGGCGGCGCAGACTGTCCGGCTCGTGCGCGATGTCCGCGTCGGTCAGCAGCAGATACTCCGGGCCACGCGTGCGTGCCAGAGCGATGCCGTGCCGCAGCGCCCACAGCTTTCCCGTCCAGCCCGGCTCCGGCTCGCCGGGAGAGGCGACCGTCAGCGGCACGCCGCCGTAGCGCACGGCCAGCTCACCGGCCAGCTTCCCCGTGCCGTCCGTGCTCCCGTCGTCGACGAGCACGATCTCCACCTCGCCCGGATAGTCCTGCGAGAGCAGCGAGGGCAGGCTCAGCGGCAGCACCTCCGCCTCGTCCCGCGCCGGTACGACGACGGCGACCCGGGGCCAGCTCCCGGGCTCCACGCGTGCGTGCGCGGGCGGCAGCCGCTGATCGGTACGCCAGAAGAACCCCTGACCCAGCAGCAGCCACCCCCAGGCGGCCAGCGAACCCACGGCGATCCAGGCAATGGCGCTCATTCGCCGCAGTCTGCCCCAGATCGGCGGCCACGCAAGGGTGGTCGGCTAGGGTGACCGGGTGAAGATCGCGCTCATGGACTCCGGAATCGGCCTGCTCCCGGCAGCGGCCGCGGTTCGCCGACTGCGGCCCGACGCCGATCTGGTCCTCTCCAGCGACCCCGACGGGATGCCCTGGGGCCCGCGGACCACCGAGGACCTCACCGAGCGTGCCTTGGCCGTCGCCCGGGCCGCCGCGGCGCACGAGCCCGACGCGCTGATCGTGGGCTGCAACACCGCCAGCGTGCACGCCCTGCCTGCGCTCCGGGCCGAGCTGGAGCCCCGTATCCCGGTGATCGGCACGGTTCCCGCGATCAAGCCCGCCGCGGCCGACGGCGGCAAGGTCGCCATCTGGGCGACCCCTGCCACCACCGGCAGCCCCTACCAGCGCGGGTTGATCCGCGACTTCGCCGACGGGGCCGAGGTCACCGAGGTGCCCTGCCCCGGGCTCGCCGACGCCGTGGAGCACGCGGACGCGGGCGCCGTGGAGCGTGCCGTGGCGGCCGCCGCGGCCCTCACCCCGCGCGATGTACGGGCCCTGGTGCTCGGCTGCACCCACTACGAGCTGGTCGCCGAGGAGATCCGCGCCGCGGTGCAGGCCGCCGACCTGCCGCCGGTGGTTTTCCACGGCTCTGCCGGGGCAGTCGCCGCACAGGCGCTGCGCCGTATCGGCGCCGAGCCCGCGCCCGCCGCGACCGGTTCCGGCGGCCTGACCGTGCTGCTGAGCGGTCGGACCTCGGAGCTGCCGGCCGCCGCCCTGAGGTATGCCGAAGGGCGACTCCTCCGGGCCGTGGCCCCCGCCCGCTGACGGGTCGCCGATCGGCGTCGACGAGGCGCCGTATGAGCGGAACGTGAGTAGGCTGCTACCCATGAGGGACCATCCCCGCCACCCCCGGCCCTTGGACATGGACGCACCGCTGCCCGAGGTCTGGACCGGCCGTGCCACCAACCGCCTGCAGTGGGTGGCCGCGGCCGCCGGCGCCGCCTGTATGGCCCTGGGCATCACCCTGGCGGTGGAATCACCGTGGACCTCCGGCATCGCGCCGCTCCTGATGGCCGTGATCGGCTGCGTCGCGGCCGGACTGCTGGTGCTGTTCGGCACGCTCGCCTTCGTCCATGTCGAGGTGAAGGTGGACGACCGGGCCATGGAGGTCCGCTGCGGCCACATGGGAGTGCCGCGCCGCCGCATCCTGCTCGCCCACGTGGTCGGCGCCGAGTACCTCCCGAAGGTCACCCCCCGCCAGTGGGGCGGCTGGGGATACCGCTGGCGCCCGGAGAAGGGCAAGGCGGTCATCGTGCGGAGGGGCGAGGCCCTGACCCTGAGGCTCGACGACGGCCGTTCGTTCACGGTCACGGTCGACGACGCCGAGGCGGCTGTCCGTGTCATCCGCGACCGGCTGCGCCCCCCGACCCCGACGGGGCCGACGAGCGCCTGAGCTCCTCGCCTCCACGGCTGGGAGACTGCCGGCTCGGCGACTTCCTGCGGTGCGACTGCCTGCGGTGCGACTGCCTGCGGTGCGACTGCCTGCGGTGCGACTGTCGGCTGCGAGCCTCCCTGCGGTGCGACTGCCGGTCGTGCCTCCGTACGGCTCTGTGGCGTGCGCCGTCAGCCGTCGGGGAGCGAGGGGGCACGGGCCGTCGCCAGGCCCGCCAGGAGGCCGGCGCCCGCGGTCACCGGGGTGAAACTCAGCGCGTTGCCGACCGCGGCGAGGGCGGCGAGCGCGGCGAGCGTCGCGGCGGCGGTGAGGACGACCGCCGTCGTGCGGGGCGAGGACCACAGACCGCACAGCAGCCAGCCGTAGGCCGCGCCCAACAGGACCACCCCCGGCACCCCCTGCTCCGCCGCCTGCTGGAGCGGGGCCGAATGCGGCGTCCCGTCCGCGTACAGCGTCTCCCGGGCCGTCGGGCTGAGCGCGCCGAACCGGTCCGGTCCGATCCCGAGCAGCGGGTTCTCC harbors:
- a CDS encoding glutamate racemase, encoding MKIALMDSGIGLLPAAAAVRRLRPDADLVLSSDPDGMPWGPRTTEDLTERALAVARAAAAHEPDALIVGCNTASVHALPALRAELEPRIPVIGTVPAIKPAAADGGKVAIWATPATTGSPYQRGLIRDFADGAEVTEVPCPGLADAVEHADAGAVERAVAAAAALTPRDVRALVLGCTHYELVAEEIRAAVQAADLPPVVFHGSAGAVAAQALRRIGAEPAPAATGSGGLTVLLSGRTSELPAAALRYAEGRLLRAVAPAR
- a CDS encoding glycosyltransferase encodes the protein MSAIAWIAVGSLAAWGWLLLGQGFFWRTDQRLPPAHARVEPGSWPRVAVVVPARDEAEVLPLSLPSLLSQDYPGEVEIVLVDDGSTDGTGKLAGELAVRYGGVPLTVASPGEPEPGWTGKLWALRHGIALARTRGPEYLLLTDADIAHEPDSLRRLVAAAVGADLDLVSQMARLRVASFWERLVVPAFVYFFAQLYPFRWINRRRPLATAAAGGCVLLRTETAERARVPEVIRQAVIDDVSLARAVRRAGGRIWLGLAERVDSVRPYPRLADLWRMVSRSAYAQLRHNPLVLAGTVAGLAVVYLAPPVALAAGVFGGDAVAGWAGGLAWAVMAGTYLPMLRYYRQPLWLAPTLPFTALLYLLMTVDSAVQHYRGRGAAWKGRTYTRPEAAPDR